In one Tripterygium wilfordii isolate XIE 37 chromosome 22, ASM1340144v1, whole genome shotgun sequence genomic region, the following are encoded:
- the LOC119991065 gene encoding 3-ketoacyl-CoA synthase 12-like, with product MGFLMLIYAFLVFHFLFMIWKWVDRKRDQECYILDYECYKPSDDRMVDTEFSGDVIKRNKALGLIEYKFLLKAIVSSGIGEQTYAPRIMFDGREENPTLQDGIIEMEEFFQDSIQKLLTRSGISAQEIDVLVVNVSMLSAVPSLSAMIVNHYKMRDDIKVFNLTGMGCSASLISVNIVQSIFKSYKNKYALVVTSESLSPNWYSGNDRSMILSNCLFRTGGCAVLLTNNRALNHKPMLKLKCLVRTHHGAKDDSYNCCIQTEDEQGRQGFHLGKSLPKSATRALVDNLRVIAPKILPISELIRFMVVSLVRKLSTISSSTKGGSNSPRPVINFRTGVDHFCLHTGGKAVIDGLGMSLELCEYDLEPARMTLHRFGNTSASSLWYVLGYMEAKKRMKKGDRVLMISFGAGFKCNSCLWEVVRDDMGDGPNVWKDSIDCYPPKTLANPFMQKYGWINDEDPSTFVMR from the coding sequence ATGGGGTTTCTGATGTTAATCTATGCATTCTTGGTCTTTCACTTCCTGTTCATGATCTGGAAGTGGGTTGATAGAAAAAGAGACCAAGAATGTTACATATTGGACTACGAATGCTATAAACCAAGTGATGATAGAATGGTCGATACAGAGTTCTCTGGAGACGTTATAAAGAGGAACAAAGCTCTGGGTCTCATTGAGTACAAGTTCCTCTTGAAAGCCATTGTGAGTTCTGGTATTGGAGAGCAAACCTACGCACCAAGAATCATGTTCGATGGCAGAGAAGAAAACCCAACTCTTCAAGATGGGATTATCGAGATGGAGGAATTCTTCCAAGATAGCATTCAAAAGCTTCTGACCAGGTCAGGCATTTCTGCTCAAGAAATCGATGTTCTTGTCGTTAATGTGTCAATGCTATCAGCAGTTCCTTCTTTATCTGCCATGATCGTGAATCACTACAAGATGAGAGACGACATCAAGGTGTTTAATCTCACCGGAATGGGTTGTAGTGCGAGTTTGATTTCTGTCAATATTGTTCAAAGCATTTTCAAATCTTACAAGAACAAGTACGCACTTGTTGTGACTTCAGAGTCTTTAAGTCCAAATTGGTATTCAGGGAACGACAGATCAATGATTCTTTCAAATTGTCTGTTTCGGACTGGTGGGTGTGCAGTTCTTTTGACAAACAATCGAGCTCTGAACCACAAACCCATGTTGAAGCTCAAGTGTCTGGTCAGAACCCACCACGGAGCCAAAGATGATTCTTACAACTGTTGCATTCAAACAGAGGATGAACAAGGAAGACAAGGGTTTCATCTCGGCAAGTCCCTCCCCAAATCCGCAACGCGAGCCCTCGTCGACAATCTGAGAGTCATAGCTCCCAAAATCCTGCCAATCTCGGAGCTGATTCGGTTCATGGTGGTCTCACTTGTTCGAAAATTGAGCACCATTAGCTCATCAACCAAAGGAGGGTCTAATTCTCCTAGGCCAGTGATTAATTTCAGAACTGGCGTTGACCACTTCTGTCTTCACACTGGCGGCAAGGCAGTGATCGATGGACTTGGTATGAGTCTTGAATTATGCGAGTATGATTTAGAGCCAGCAAGAATGACTCTGCATCGATTCGGGAACACATCGGCTAGCAGTCTGTGGTATGTTTTGGGGTACATGGAGGcgaagaagaggatgaagaaGGGAGATAGAGTGTTGATGATAAGCTTTGGTGCAGGGTTTAAATGCAACAGCTGTTTGTGGGAGGTGGTGAGAGACGACATGGGTGATGGACCAAATGTGTGGAAAGACAGCATTGATTGCTACCCACCAAAGACACTGGCTAACCCATTCATGCAGAAGTATGGCTGGATTAATGACGAAGACCCTTCAACATTCGTCATGCgttaa